One part of the Ranitomeya imitator isolate aRanImi1 chromosome 10, aRanImi1.pri, whole genome shotgun sequence genome encodes these proteins:
- the PRXL2B gene encoding prostamide/prostaglandin F synthase, whose protein sequence is MGDVDLVKLGALPVRHAVTGETVELQSLWRDHTSVLFFLRRFGCQLCRWTAKEVSKLQDSFSANQVRLIGIGPESLGLKEFVDGNFFTGELYLDESKQSYKELGFKRYNALSIVPAALGKKVRDVVTKANADGVQGNFSGDLLQSGGMLIVTKGGEKVLLHFVQDSPGDHISLETVAQTLGISANVTEGQRPQCNEDACTR, encoded by the exons ATGGGGGACGTGGACCTGGTGAAGCTGGGGGCGCTCCCTGTGAGGCACGCTGTGACCGGGGAG ACAGTCGAGCTGCAGTCGCTGTGGAGAGACCACACCAGCGTCCTGTTCTTCCTCAGGAGGTTCGGCTGCCAGCTTTGCCGCTGGACGGCAAAAGAAGTTTCCAAGCTGCAAGATTCGTTCAGTGCCAACCAAGTCCGTCTGATAGGGATTGGACCGGAGAGTTTGGGGCTGAAAGAATTTGTAGATGGGAACTTTTTCACAGGGG AATTATATCTGGATGAATCAAAGCAGAGCTACAAGGAGCTGGGATTCAAGAG GTATAACGCTCTTTCTATAGTCCCTGCAGCTCTTGGGAAAAAGGTTCGAGATGTTGTCACCAAG GCAAATGCAGATGGAGTGCAAGGAAATTTCAGTGGAGATCTCCTGCAGAGTGGGGGAATGTTAATTGTCACTAAAG gaggagaaaaggttttgctTCATTTTGTACAAGATTCTCCTGGTGACCACATTTCCCTAGAAACTGTAGCGCAAACTCTAGGCATTTCCGCAAATGTGACTGAAGGACAGCGCCCTCAG tgTAATGAAGATGCGTGCACACGCTAA